A single genomic interval of Halorubrum aethiopicum harbors:
- a CDS encoding DUF7542 family protein: MARTRVVVRCADCRFESIHDRLRSARETLTAHEADAGHAVDWRIESLAPGVERAGADAGVCGLPERSNGDSPLVDPDPDRDISDP, translated from the coding sequence ATGGCCCGAACGCGCGTCGTCGTCCGCTGTGCGGACTGCCGGTTCGAGTCGATCCACGACCGGCTCCGGTCGGCGAGGGAGACGCTCACGGCCCACGAGGCCGACGCCGGTCACGCCGTCGACTGGCGGATCGAGTCGCTCGCGCCGGGCGTCGAGCGCGCGGGCGCGGACGCCGGCGTGTGCGGCCTCCCGGAGCGTTCGAACGGGGACTCCCCGCTCGTCGATCCGGATCCCGATCGGGACATCTCCGACCCCTGA
- a CDS encoding type II secretion system F family protein: MSGGTRASTRGERGVGARRDDPADRPRPPRFARLDRLLGALFARHADDRRHDVDRQRYRGADPSTGFETYLARTYALSWVACLAAVAPAFLVAVAVAPGASVALASGLGARVPVPVPVPPPAALAVALSAVAGLLAKRATVRAGGLYLRWLVSARRTRIERTLPGAVRYLDALSSGSDDARTLIAKVAENDAYGGTAVSFRKALNAARLTGSLDAGLRRVARDTPSRDLLAPFLLKFRQHVSAGDEALAEFLRTESRLLAHRQEHARTRARRYLKPIAELFVLVLVLPALLVVAVTVTSVFAPDLSRLVDTPVGAVSPRAVAVYASVGFLLAVGLVGIAATGALRPVDSRTSYRRPRGIRAVLASAPSNPASASTVAAVPAAAAAAWLAYAGYPLVNVALLAYVAFALPVGLVAARRGQIDDAKDRRVADLVYAVSAHAAVGRPFPEAVAAAARETDLGVLRDDVADLAFNLSLTTTGSGGAAVVTGVDDGGRDSPADGPAVDASAAGSDVRAAALDRFVDRVGTPLAARTVGLVAGALNAGSTVDEVFETLQVEVDRLTHEKRALRGAMRRYVVVGWVAALSVAGVVAAINAGVMETDRLLALAAALDAPVDPDLVHPELERFRLYVVAQATMLASGWFAGAAARGRYGALFHSGVLVAACYVGFVAVGQV; the protein is encoded by the coding sequence GTGAGCGGCGGCACGCGGGCGTCGACCCGCGGAGAACGCGGGGTCGGGGCCCGACGCGACGACCCCGCCGACCGTCCCCGCCCCCCTCGGTTCGCCCGGCTCGACCGGCTCCTCGGCGCGCTGTTCGCCCGCCACGCCGACGACCGCCGTCACGACGTCGACAGACAGCGCTACCGCGGGGCGGACCCGTCGACGGGCTTCGAGACGTACCTCGCGCGGACGTACGCGCTCTCGTGGGTCGCGTGTCTCGCGGCGGTCGCTCCGGCCTTCCTCGTCGCCGTCGCGGTCGCTCCCGGCGCGTCCGTCGCGCTCGCGTCAGGTCTCGGCGCACGCGTGCCGGTCCCCGTTCCCGTCCCGCCGCCCGCCGCGCTCGCGGTCGCCCTGTCGGCGGTCGCGGGCCTCCTCGCCAAGCGAGCGACGGTCCGCGCCGGCGGGCTCTACCTCCGGTGGCTGGTCTCCGCGCGCCGGACCCGGATCGAGCGGACGCTCCCCGGCGCGGTCAGGTACCTCGACGCGCTCTCCTCGGGGAGCGACGACGCCCGGACGCTGATCGCGAAGGTCGCGGAGAACGACGCCTACGGCGGCACGGCCGTCTCGTTCCGGAAGGCGCTCAACGCGGCGCGGCTCACGGGCAGCCTCGACGCCGGGCTCCGCCGCGTCGCCCGCGACACGCCCTCGCGGGACCTGCTCGCACCGTTCCTGCTCAAGTTCCGCCAGCACGTCTCCGCCGGCGACGAGGCGCTCGCGGAGTTCCTCCGGACCGAGAGTCGCCTCCTCGCGCACCGACAGGAGCACGCCCGGACGCGGGCGCGGCGATACCTGAAACCGATCGCGGAGCTGTTCGTGCTGGTGCTCGTGTTGCCGGCGCTGCTCGTCGTCGCCGTCACGGTGACGAGCGTGTTCGCGCCGGATCTCTCGCGGCTGGTCGACACGCCGGTCGGGGCCGTCTCGCCGCGCGCGGTCGCCGTCTACGCCTCCGTCGGGTTCCTGCTCGCGGTCGGGCTCGTCGGCATCGCCGCCACCGGCGCGCTCCGCCCCGTCGACTCCCGCACGAGCTACCGGCGGCCGAGGGGGATCCGCGCCGTGCTCGCGTCCGCGCCGTCCAACCCCGCGAGCGCGTCGACCGTCGCGGCCGTCCCCGCGGCGGCCGCGGCCGCCTGGCTCGCGTACGCCGGGTATCCGCTCGTGAACGTCGCGCTTTTGGCGTACGTCGCGTTCGCGCTCCCCGTCGGGCTCGTCGCCGCCCGGCGCGGTCAGATCGACGACGCGAAGGACCGCCGGGTCGCCGACCTCGTCTACGCGGTCTCCGCGCACGCCGCCGTCGGCCGCCCGTTCCCCGAGGCGGTCGCGGCCGCGGCTCGCGAGACGGATCTCGGCGTGTTGCGCGACGACGTCGCCGACCTCGCGTTCAACCTCTCGCTGACGACCACCGGCAGCGGCGGGGCGGCCGTCGTCACGGGCGTCGACGACGGCGGTCGAGACTCTCCGGCCGACGGCCCCGCGGTCGACGCGTCGGCCGCCGGCAGCGACGTGCGCGCCGCGGCGCTCGACCGGTTCGTCGACCGCGTCGGGACGCCGCTGGCCGCCCGGACCGTCGGGCTGGTCGCCGGGGCGTTGAACGCCGGGAGCACCGTCGACGAGGTGTTCGAGACGCTCCAGGTCGAGGTCGACCGGCTGACCCACGAGAAGCGGGCGCTCCGCGGGGCGATGCGCCGGTACGTCGTGGTCGGCTGGGTCGCGGCGCTGTCGGTCGCCGGCGTGGTCGCCGCGATCAACGCGGGCGTGATGGAGACGGACCGCCTGCTCGCGCTCGCGGCCGCGCTCGACGCCCCCGTCGATCCCGACCTCGTCCACCCCGAACTGGAGCGGTTCCGCCTCTACGTGGTCGCGCAGGCGACGATGCTCGCCTCGGGGTGGTTCGCCGGGGCCGCCGCGCGCGGCAGGTACGGGGCGCTGTTCCACTCCGGCGTGCTGGTGGCGGCCTGTTACGTCGGCTTCGTCGCCGTCGGACAGGTCTGA
- a CDS encoding site-specific integrase yields the protein MTDSDREALAEAFDRELDPLAKYAETFEETGVDPFEVYVDERLSNKDLSKSTVGEYHRTFEEWRAFMAREGRHPACPNENHIKRFIEYLQDERENAAGTIKNRLMYLNAPYQYWQDDAAFPHPQDYNPIDLAKETVELNGASPKEPPG from the coding sequence ATGACTGATTCCGACAGAGAAGCACTAGCCGAAGCGTTCGACCGAGAACTAGACCCGCTCGCCAAATACGCGGAAACTTTCGAAGAGACTGGTGTAGACCCGTTTGAGGTATACGTCGATGAACGGCTCTCAAACAAGGACTTGTCAAAGTCGACTGTCGGAGAGTACCACCGGACCTTCGAGGAGTGGCGGGCGTTCATGGCTAGGGAAGGCCGCCATCCCGCTTGTCCGAACGAGAATCACATCAAGCGGTTCATTGAGTACCTACAGGATGAACGCGAGAACGCCGCCGGAACGATCAAGAACCGACTCATGTACCTCAATGCTCCGTATCAGTATTGGCAGGATGATGCCGCCTTTCCCCACCCACAGGATTACAATCCGATTGACCTAGCGAAAGAAACCGTCGAACTGAACGGCGCTTCCCCAAAGGAACCCCCCGGTTGA
- a CDS encoding TrmB family transcriptional regulator produces the protein MASLRDLGLSEYEARAYRALLRTGPTTAKDLSRASEVPMGRIYDVLNSLEGHDLVRSQAASRPKKYVGVEPDAALDRLLEEKERELEAQAEQYASVVEELSTELDATDPVDGEFWTAAVGAEDATDLLLERIAAAERRMVVVAGAPATGFDLGTVGERVTEELEAALDRGVEVRVLLSPETVDELPRSVGRRYTAELADNEGFSVRTTPGVEGTFNVFDGLEVCIEVPHPLSGEEPFAMIDIKDAEFAASVSEEFEPRWAEAESLSIG, from the coding sequence ATGGCATCCCTTCGTGACCTCGGTCTCTCCGAGTACGAGGCCCGCGCGTACCGCGCCCTGTTGCGGACCGGGCCGACGACGGCGAAGGACCTCTCGCGGGCCAGCGAGGTCCCGATGGGTCGGATATACGACGTGCTCAACAGTCTCGAGGGTCACGACCTCGTCCGCAGTCAGGCGGCGAGCCGACCGAAGAAGTACGTCGGCGTCGAGCCCGACGCCGCGCTCGACCGCCTGCTCGAGGAGAAGGAGCGGGAGCTCGAAGCGCAGGCGGAGCAGTACGCGTCGGTCGTCGAGGAGCTGTCGACGGAGCTCGACGCGACCGACCCCGTCGACGGCGAGTTCTGGACGGCCGCCGTCGGCGCGGAGGACGCCACGGACCTCCTGTTGGAGCGGATCGCGGCCGCGGAGCGCCGGATGGTCGTCGTCGCCGGCGCGCCCGCGACCGGCTTCGACCTCGGCACGGTCGGCGAGCGGGTGACGGAGGAGCTGGAGGCGGCGCTCGACCGCGGCGTCGAGGTCCGGGTGTTGCTCTCGCCGGAGACGGTCGACGAGCTCCCGCGCAGCGTCGGCCGCCGCTACACCGCCGAACTCGCCGACAACGAGGGATTCTCGGTTCGGACGACGCCGGGCGTCGAGGGGACGTTCAACGTCTTCGACGGGCTGGAGGTGTGTATCGAGGTGCCACACCCGCTCTCCGGCGAGGAGCCGTTCGCGATGATCGACATCAAGGACGCCGAGTTCGCCGCCAGCGTGAGCGAGGAGTTCGAGCCGCGGTGGGCGGAGGCGGAGTCGCTCTCGATCGGGTAG
- a CDS encoding pyridoxamine 5'-phosphate oxidase family protein, with amino-acid sequence MSDTDAVRMDDDERDEFLGRSGTGVISLATPAGDPPHSVPVSYGYDPVESVLYFRLSVGPDRAKGDLDGREATFVTYGERDGRWRSVAASGRLVSTTDESVAAETIEGLERTGRIPIVDVFGEPTSEVTFAFYRLDPERFTTRIERPMDP; translated from the coding sequence ATGAGCGACACCGACGCGGTCCGCATGGACGACGACGAGCGCGACGAGTTCCTCGGGCGGTCCGGAACCGGCGTCATCTCGCTCGCGACGCCCGCGGGCGACCCGCCCCACAGCGTCCCGGTCTCCTACGGCTACGACCCGGTCGAGTCGGTCCTCTACTTCCGGCTCTCCGTGGGACCGGACCGGGCGAAGGGCGACCTCGACGGCCGCGAGGCGACGTTCGTGACCTACGGGGAGCGCGACGGCCGGTGGCGAAGCGTCGCGGCGAGCGGGCGGCTGGTGTCGACCACGGACGAGTCCGTGGCCGCCGAGACCATCGAGGGCCTCGAGCGGACCGGCAGGATCCCGATCGTCGACGTCTTCGGCGAGCCCACGAGCGAGGTGACCTTCGCGTTCTACCGGCTCGACCCCGAGCGGTTCACCACCCGGATCGAGCGGCCGATGGACCCCTGA
- a CDS encoding thioredoxin family protein encodes MSEADRSDADREPGDEERSGRSERERIRERKRRELRERLEGEGTGESAGGVDAADDGDAGDPDAGADPGTPTAPVEVESVEAFQRLVADHDAVLVDCYADWCGPCRMMEPTVESLAAETDAVVATVDVDALPELAQRLGARGVPTFVVYANGEPVDRFVGAQDRTTLETAIANAVA; translated from the coding sequence ATGAGCGAGGCCGACCGAAGCGACGCCGATCGGGAACCGGGCGACGAGGAACGGTCCGGACGGAGCGAGCGCGAGCGCATCCGCGAGCGAAAACGCAGGGAACTCCGCGAGCGGCTCGAGGGGGAGGGGACCGGCGAGTCCGCGGGCGGCGTCGACGCCGCGGACGACGGCGACGCGGGCGACCCCGACGCCGGAGCCGATCCCGGAACGCCGACCGCGCCGGTCGAGGTCGAGAGCGTCGAGGCGTTCCAGCGGCTCGTCGCCGACCACGACGCCGTGCTCGTGGACTGTTACGCCGACTGGTGCGGACCGTGTCGGATGATGGAGCCGACGGTCGAGTCGCTCGCGGCGGAGACGGACGCGGTCGTCGCGACGGTCGACGTGGACGCGCTGCCCGAACTGGCCCAGCGGCTCGGCGCTCGAGGCGTGCCGACGTTCGTCGTGTACGCGAACGGCGAGCCGGTCGACCGGTTCGTCGGCGCACAGGACCGCACCACGCTCGAGACGGCGATCGCGAACGCCGTCGCCTAA
- a CDS encoding DUF255 domain-containing protein → MTDATRVEWREWGREAFSEADERDLPVLLSLSATWCEGCHEMDATTYAEPRVAANVNEWFVPVRVDVDRRPRVRERYNMGGFPTTAFLTPDGELLTGAGYFGVDGMRQVLESVHRMWNEDGREAGRIPRALNGDRPPAGELSEAIESHLAGQLETKYDAEYAGWGTDAKFPLPRTVEFALKRDRDRALRTLDAVRDHLADEVAGGFFRFAGARDWSDVAYEKPADTNAAVTRAFANAYLYTGEAAYREPAAAAVEFLTDDLWTGYGVGGSLGPGLGRAYYAAPADERADLDPPRRDLTVFAGANALAADALLAVAAYTDDDRAREYAERILDGLERDLIDPDSGVVTHYRPTDVDDGTGDDAPRDLLEDISRVVGAYVRAAGVLGEGADVARAVADRAIAELHVDGSFVDGPRSGAGLLDRPFRPLDGNVELSSALVDLAALTGEDRYRDVARETAEAFAGATDRLGVQVAGYGSLVGRLLRGTTVIAVGDEPGSDLHRAAWRVADHEKVVVPNAHREDATAPRTVPEGAAVVAAGDAVSAPATTPDELMTRVAETVE, encoded by the coding sequence ATGACCGACGCGACGCGGGTCGAGTGGCGCGAGTGGGGCCGCGAGGCGTTCTCAGAGGCCGACGAGCGGGACCTGCCCGTCCTCCTCTCGCTTTCGGCCACCTGGTGTGAGGGCTGTCACGAGATGGACGCGACCACCTACGCCGAGCCGCGGGTCGCCGCCAACGTGAACGAGTGGTTCGTCCCGGTCCGGGTCGACGTCGACCGGCGCCCGCGCGTCCGCGAGCGATACAACATGGGCGGGTTCCCGACGACCGCCTTCCTCACGCCCGACGGCGAGCTGCTCACCGGCGCGGGCTACTTCGGCGTCGACGGGATGCGCCAGGTGCTCGAGTCCGTCCACCGAATGTGGAACGAGGACGGCCGCGAGGCCGGCCGGATCCCGCGCGCGCTGAACGGCGACCGCCCGCCCGCGGGGGAGCTCTCGGAGGCGATCGAGAGCCACCTCGCCGGCCAGCTCGAGACCAAGTACGACGCCGAGTACGCCGGCTGGGGCACGGACGCGAAGTTCCCGCTGCCCCGAACCGTCGAGTTCGCGCTGAAGCGCGACCGCGACCGCGCGCTCCGCACCCTCGACGCCGTCCGCGACCACCTCGCCGACGAGGTCGCCGGCGGCTTCTTCCGGTTCGCCGGCGCGCGCGACTGGAGCGACGTGGCCTACGAGAAGCCGGCGGATACGAACGCGGCGGTGACGCGAGCGTTCGCGAACGCCTACCTCTACACCGGCGAGGCGGCGTACCGCGAGCCCGCCGCGGCGGCGGTCGAGTTCCTCACCGACGACCTCTGGACCGGCTACGGCGTCGGCGGGAGCCTCGGACCGGGGCTCGGCCGGGCCTACTACGCCGCCCCCGCCGACGAACGCGCGGACCTCGACCCGCCCCGGCGTGATCTGACCGTCTTCGCCGGCGCGAACGCGCTCGCGGCCGACGCGCTCCTGGCGGTCGCGGCCTACACCGACGACGACCGCGCCCGCGAGTACGCCGAGCGGATCCTCGACGGCCTCGAGCGCGACCTGATCGACCCCGACTCCGGCGTCGTGACCCACTATCGACCCACGGACGTCGACGACGGGACCGGCGACGACGCCCCGCGCGACCTCCTCGAGGACATCTCTCGCGTCGTGGGCGCGTACGTCCGCGCCGCCGGCGTGCTCGGCGAGGGGGCCGACGTCGCCCGCGCGGTCGCCGATCGCGCGATCGCGGAGCTCCACGTCGACGGCTCGTTCGTGGACGGCCCGCGCTCGGGTGCCGGGCTGCTCGACCGCCCCTTCAGGCCGCTCGACGGCAACGTGGAGCTCTCGTCCGCGCTCGTCGACCTCGCCGCGCTCACCGGCGAGGACCGCTACCGGGACGTCGCCCGCGAGACCGCAGAGGCGTTCGCGGGCGCGACCGACCGGCTCGGCGTTCAGGTCGCCGGGTACGGGAGCCTCGTCGGGCGGCTGCTCCGCGGGACGACCGTCATCGCCGTCGGCGACGAGCCCGGAAGCGACCTCCACCGCGCGGCCTGGCGCGTCGCCGACCACGAGAAGGTCGTCGTCCCGAACGCCCACCGCGAGGACGCCACCGCGCCGCGAACCGTTCCCGAGGGGGCCGCCGTCGTGGCCGCCGGCGACGCCGTCTCCGCCCCCGCGACAACGCCGGACGAGTTGATGACTCGGGTCGCCGAGACGGTCGAGTGA
- a CDS encoding CbaC protein — MSLDVTRGGLLVGLAIFGVIVYELRTVLDALGVSLPIVPYMAGVFVLAGVAIWLVVLTGGWRTEPEPDEAG; from the coding sequence GTGAGCCTCGACGTCACCCGCGGCGGGCTGTTGGTCGGGCTCGCGATATTCGGCGTCATCGTCTACGAGCTCCGGACCGTGCTCGACGCCCTCGGCGTCAGCCTCCCGATCGTGCCGTACATGGCCGGCGTGTTCGTCCTCGCCGGCGTGGCGATCTGGCTCGTGGTGCTCACCGGCGGATGGCGGACCGAGCCCGAACCCGACGAGGCCGGCTGA
- a CDS encoding globin-coupled sensor protein, translating into MGYSGEYGRHDFGQGGLNDRLDVEELVGEIGLDDDEIAWRKAFVGFDEEDVRRLERYEEAFAANADRVAEDFYDNLTDHQQTVDVIGRSEKGIEQLKRTQSAYLVTLAGGEYGADYFADRARIGKIHDLLEMPMKHYLGQYGVYYDLILPIVGDRLVESLTERLTGAATDGGLAVAGEGSSGSTATPTGDAGGNHDGAVGEDVESVVRAEVDDAVEDLLSILRIVNLDTQVVTDTYIHSYSREIEAESRRNERLMTEVREELRDPIEDLQTSATDVAESAATIRDASGEQSDRIREIAAEVGNLSATVEEVASTADQVENASDRAETLAGDGRDAADDAAEVMDDIGEAVDEAAADVAALQDGVGEIDEFVDAINGIAEQTNLLALNASIEAARAGEAGSGFGVVADEIKSLAEESKRHAGDIEEMVAGIQADTEETVESLTAANERVSRGVARVEDAMSDLTAIAEAVSETAAGIREVSDVTDDQAAAAEEIAATVDEIVERSAHVTDEIRELAAANERQAEMVEEVESAVTRLSAERSAVDAGRTGSV; encoded by the coding sequence ATGGGCTATTCCGGGGAGTACGGACGACACGACTTCGGGCAGGGCGGACTGAACGATCGGTTGGACGTCGAGGAGCTGGTCGGCGAGATCGGCCTCGACGACGACGAGATCGCGTGGCGAAAGGCGTTCGTCGGCTTCGACGAGGAGGACGTTCGTCGGCTCGAGCGGTACGAGGAGGCGTTCGCGGCCAACGCCGATCGGGTCGCCGAGGACTTCTACGACAACCTCACCGACCACCAACAGACGGTCGACGTCATCGGTCGTTCCGAGAAGGGGATCGAGCAGCTCAAACGGACCCAGTCGGCGTACCTCGTGACGCTCGCGGGCGGCGAGTACGGTGCCGACTACTTCGCCGACCGGGCGCGGATCGGCAAGATCCACGACCTGCTGGAGATGCCGATGAAACACTACCTCGGCCAGTACGGCGTCTACTACGACCTGATCCTGCCGATCGTCGGCGACCGCCTCGTCGAGTCGCTCACGGAGCGGCTGACCGGCGCGGCCACGGACGGCGGGCTGGCGGTCGCCGGGGAGGGGTCGAGCGGCTCGACCGCGACCCCGACCGGAGACGCCGGGGGGAACCACGACGGCGCGGTCGGGGAGGACGTCGAGAGCGTCGTCCGGGCGGAGGTCGACGACGCCGTCGAGGACCTCCTCTCGATCCTCCGGATCGTCAACCTCGACACGCAGGTCGTCACGGACACGTACATCCACTCCTACAGCCGGGAGATCGAGGCCGAGTCGCGCCGAAACGAGCGGCTGATGACCGAGGTCCGCGAGGAGCTTCGCGACCCGATCGAGGACCTCCAGACGTCCGCCACCGACGTCGCCGAGAGCGCGGCCACCATCCGCGACGCCTCCGGGGAGCAGTCCGACCGGATCCGCGAGATCGCCGCGGAGGTGGGCAACCTCTCCGCGACCGTCGAGGAGGTCGCCTCCACGGCCGACCAGGTCGAGAACGCCAGCGACCGCGCGGAGACGCTCGCGGGCGACGGCCGGGACGCCGCGGACGACGCGGCCGAGGTCATGGACGACATCGGGGAGGCGGTCGACGAGGCCGCCGCGGACGTGGCCGCGCTTCAGGACGGCGTCGGCGAGATCGACGAGTTCGTCGACGCGATAAACGGGATCGCGGAGCAGACGAACCTGCTCGCGCTCAACGCCTCCATCGAGGCCGCCCGCGCCGGCGAGGCCGGCTCCGGGTTCGGCGTCGTCGCCGACGAGATCAAGTCGCTCGCCGAGGAGTCAAAGCGCCACGCCGGCGACATCGAAGAGATGGTCGCCGGGATCCAGGCGGACACGGAGGAGACCGTCGAGAGCCTGACGGCGGCGAACGAGCGGGTCTCCCGCGGGGTCGCCCGCGTCGAGGACGCGATGTCGGATCTGACCGCCATCGCGGAGGCGGTCTCGGAGACCGCGGCGGGGATCCGCGAGGTGTCCGACGTCACCGACGACCAGGCGGCCGCGGCGGAGGAGATCGCGGCCACGGTCGACGAGATCGTCGAGCGGTCGGCCCACGTCACCGACGAGATCCGGGAGTTGGCGGCCGCCAACGAGCGACAGGCGGAGATGGTCGAGGAGGTCGAATCCGCCGTGACTCGGCTCTCGGCCGAGCGGTCCGCCGTGGACGCCGGGCGGACCGGGTCGGTCTGA
- a CDS encoding asparaginase, whose protein sequence is MTRDEVDEGDEHEEGGSERDGRRPHVCVVACGGTIASEPGDDGVAPAKTGADLVEAVPGVERYATVSAREVCSQPGFDVRWRDVFATAAAAREAVEEGADGVVVTHGTDTLSDTAYALDVLTDLPAPVVVTGAQRRLDEPSSDVPANLTLAVRAAADDRFAGGVHVAFDDELHAGRDVVKGHSNALSTMTSPATAPVATFTRAASDLIREPRRRVAVDPLCGPEGPIDPSDPTAAADRVPEVPVIHSGTGATAAGIERALAADVGGLVIEGTGLGNATAAIGDAVAEAIEEVPVVVAGRPAGPTEPVYGTPGGAVTLADHGVVFAGDLPAAKARVGLALGLAAGVERGDLPRLFGRP, encoded by the coding sequence ATGACACGCGACGAGGTCGACGAGGGTGACGAGCACGAGGAGGGTGGAAGCGAGCGCGACGGGAGGCGACCCCACGTGTGCGTCGTCGCCTGCGGCGGGACGATCGCGTCGGAGCCGGGAGACGACGGTGTCGCGCCGGCCAAGACGGGAGCGGACCTCGTGGAGGCGGTTCCCGGCGTCGAGCGGTACGCGACCGTGTCGGCCCGCGAGGTGTGTTCACAGCCGGGGTTCGACGTGCGCTGGCGCGACGTGTTCGCGACCGCTGCCGCGGCCCGGGAGGCGGTCGAGGAGGGCGCGGACGGGGTCGTCGTCACGCACGGGACCGACACGCTTTCCGACACCGCCTACGCGCTCGACGTGTTGACGGACCTGCCCGCGCCGGTCGTGGTGACGGGCGCACAGCGCCGCCTCGACGAGCCCTCGAGCGACGTGCCGGCGAACCTGACGCTCGCGGTTCGGGCGGCGGCGGACGACCGGTTCGCGGGCGGCGTCCACGTCGCGTTCGACGACGAGCTCCACGCCGGCCGCGACGTCGTGAAGGGCCACAGCAACGCGCTCTCGACGATGACCTCGCCGGCGACCGCGCCGGTCGCGACGTTCACCCGCGCCGCCTCCGATCTGATCCGGGAGCCGCGCCGACGGGTCGCGGTCGACCCGCTCTGTGGTCCCGAGGGGCCGATCGACCCGTCGGATCCGACCGCGGCGGCCGACCGCGTCCCCGAGGTGCCCGTGATCCACTCGGGGACGGGGGCCACCGCGGCGGGGATCGAGCGCGCGCTCGCGGCCGACGTGGGCGGGCTCGTGATCGAGGGGACCGGCCTCGGGAACGCCACGGCCGCCATCGGCGACGCGGTCGCGGAGGCGATCGAGGAGGTACCCGTCGTCGTCGCCGGGCGACCGGCGGGTCCGACCGAGCCGGTGTACGGCACGCCGGGCGGGGCGGTCACGCTCGCGGACCACGGCGTCGTCTTCGCCGGCGACCTCCCGGCCGCGAAGGCCCGCGTGGGGCTGGCGCTCGGGCTGGCCGCCGGGGTCGAGCGCGGGGATCTGCCCCGCTTGTTCGGTCGACCGTAG